From Aegilops tauschii subsp. strangulata cultivar AL8/78 chromosome 5, Aet v6.0, whole genome shotgun sequence:
ctttagtgctattagttctatgttactaaatttgtgcatgtacacacctgttagtatcaattttgttgtcatccaaacattgtcgctatgctgttgcagttatatttaccttcctcataaaatattcaattttttatttattgtacatgagtaagaacttgtagcgttgtcgtagttaattatagcttctgatgtttcagaatttggttgttttctcagtagcaattaattcatttgcacattgatctttttggaaagatatgtcataattaacatgtttcttctgtttttcaaaataagcattggtgattttttATGTTATAAACCCATTTCGCCTACAATttttactgatctagttttaaatattataggatgaacggaagtattcttacttggagtgggttgatcaagagtggccatagtctttgaagatgtgcctagcaaagttctggagcatgtatgaggaagagaacagaggtaggcttagagaaagtgttgtcaacactgaagaatatttgaagatgcgggataaaaagagaaaggtggagaatgagctcagattttttaaatcataCTTTGCTAAGATgatgttggcgaaggaggaggcactttcctagttggccagtgcaaaacaggttcttactgaactaaaagcagaggtggataagaggagcctggatgatctcgattaggaaaatgaatatattgttctaatattcttcttatgaagttgaactagctatatgttgtattatgttgttttcatgtagctatcgtactgtgatgttaaaatatatttatgtgcatgatatgaaattggcaaacagctattcgatatgaaatgtgaatttgcgtaatactggaattattaattgtgaactaataaacctgctaaatgtgtcatggaactttgcaaacagttctagcagtaaaagcgcttgtgatggatagcccaatgccacacaattttcctcatcaaatcgtgtgtgatgtagttgagaAAAGCAAAgggttaaccaaggcagagcgtgtgtcaTAGTTACACCTATCACACACGAGCCTATAAATAaacctgtgtgggatgtacatacaaacggaaacgttttccctgaattgactgtgtgggatgtacataagaacggaaacgtattcagtggattgactatgtgtgatatacatacgaatggaaatgtttttatgggattcaccgtgtgggatgtacatacgaacgaaaatgATTGGGTTTCAATGCCTCACCCAATCGCACACAagctcattttgccccagcctgtgtcccaagagggcctatccccgacgatttctgggtcgtgtgggaaggaccccctatcgcccacctcacttggcgacggttccaaatggcgtcctggaaaggggttaaaaaccgtatgcatagcaccgacgcgtaccagtgataTCTCCTTGTGCATGTTTGCTTGATGCGCGAGGTGTAGCAAAAGTATTGCCCGTAGGTTGGGTGAATAACCGACGTCAAGGTTTGTTGCTTTCCCAAGAATTAGCATATTCTCATCATTCAGCTTAGAAACTTCTCCTCTTGCTTGCAACGAGTTAGTGATAACATAATagaaataatgtatggcagggCTTTCAATGCAATTGGGTCTTTGCCTAGAGGCATAGCAACTCATCTGATAGAAGGGTTGCCTCGGGTGCGGGTTAGTAAACTCATAAACATAGCGGGTGCCATCATGGTTGTTGGGGAAGCCAAAGTGAGCACACCACTCATCGAGAGTGATGTTGAAGTCCTGGTCCAAGAGACTAAAAGTGATCGGCTCCTCCTCAGATGCATTTGGCATAAGCCCAACATTATGTGAGAGAGTGCTAAGAAACTCAAGCATCATGCGTTCATATTCCTCACATACCTGACTAACAAAATGGTGCAACCCGACATTATCACAAAGCAAATTGAAATCATTGGTATTACCTAGCTTGGCGAGTAATGACTTGCAAGCCCACTTGGTTGCTTTGATCTTCCTTGCATGAAGCTTCTAGTATTTCTTCCTTGCTTCATAGTCCGTGAAGACGATCCCCTGAGTGAAAACTTGTTGTTGTTTTGCAGTGTTCGTGGATGAACTCGATGCACCGCGAACGCGAGTGGACTTCCTCGTAAACATCTATAAAATAATTTTCTGTCCAATACACTGAACAATATTGATCCTACGGTAGTCACAACATCATACTCCTCTAAAAACATTTGAAATAAAATTGTCGGACCTAGACGAACCATTTAGGGGACCCAAATCTGTGTCCGTGGAGTGTCCATAGACAAATAATGCATGTTTTAGGAcggcgttggagatgctcttatccCCCGTATGTTTTGAAACTATTTTGCTGATGAGCCCGTCTCGTGCCTTTATAACTCGAGCAAACATCTCAATGAAATTCACATCAGTATGTCAATTTCCAAAAATCCATCATATTCTTTCAGCAAAACTGTATAATCCCTTGTTGTTTGATTGTTAAGAGTAAAACAATCACCCAAGCCATTGTGGCAGGTTGACGTGACgtaagggcatctccaaggcTGACCCTCAAGCCGCCCGCATATGTCCAGACAGTGTTGTCCGGACCGCAAAGCCATCCAACACGGGCCTGTTTCAGTTTGTAGGGCGGTTCAAACGTACTTTCTCCCGCAAACCGGAGACAAACGTGGGGAGCTTTGCGCGAGTCCGGACAGCAGACACGTAGGACTCCGACACCCCCAGCGCACCCAAAACCCTTCTCGGCCCCCACGCCTCTATCCTCCTCAtttctctccttccttctttctcTCTAGCCTTCGCCGCTGCTCCACCACCCCGGCCGCCTTGCCACACACCCCTGCCGGAACTCTACGTCTCCGCCACTCCAGCATTCCAGCCGGGCTCCACCCCGCTTCTCCTCTGTCGCCATTCAACCCTGGCCTCTGACCGCCCCGCTACTGCTATACTCACCATGCCCGGCAACTCTTCAATGAATTACCGTAGCTACAAAAGTTTTCCCTTCTTCTTTCCAGCAATGGATTCCAATTTGGTGTACATGTACGAGCATTATGTTGATTCGTCCAATGGCTCTTCCGACGAGGAGGAGTACTCGGATGAGACGGCAATGATGTAGGCCGTCCTTGAAGACGTGGAGCATGTAGAGGAGCATGTTCTCAATTCCAATGGCTCGATCAAGGGTCATTGAGTGCTCAACCGCAATAGGGCGCACGACCATTTGACACTAATGGCCAACTACTTTGCCCTAGATTCACTCTTCGTTGACCATTTTTGCCGACATTTTTGGATGTGCAAGTATGTCTTCAATCGTTTGTACCATGGCATCCAGTCCTATGATGACCGCTTCATCTTGAAGAAGGACATCGTGGGAGCGATTGGCTTCTCAGGTTACCAGAAGTCGACGGCTGCACTACGGATGCTTGCATATGGCACGGCCGCTGATTCATGGGATGAGTACCTACGGATGTCTGAGAGCACATGCGCAGATGCCATGGTCAGGTTTGCAACTGCCGTGGTCGAGGTGTTCAGACCTCGGTACCTGAGAAAACCAACTGTGTCAGACACCGACAGGCT
This genomic window contains:
- the LOC141022617 gene encoding uncharacterized protein codes for the protein MANYFALDSLFVDHFCRHFWMCKYVFNRLYHGIQSYDDRFILKKDIVGAIGFSGYQKSTAALRMLAYGTAADSWDEYLRMSESTCADAMVRFATAVVEVFRPRYLRKPTVSDTDRLLAISKVRGWPGLLGSLDCMHWKWKNCPKALQGQYHGHVKKRTIILEAVASHDLWICHIFFGMPGTVTSMCCNDHCCLRG